One window from the genome of Leucobacter aridicollis encodes:
- a CDS encoding copper resistance CopC family protein, translated as MHSHTHIQAARIGRQTKTARTLALAAAAGVALAAFFAPSAAQAHDQLIDVAIDTTDTGEASGLRLTFSDTVLEVGTEIHVSTAEGGDATGGDPTFSDRDVVQPLATPLADGTYTSAWRVVSSDGHPIEGGFTFDIADGAPGEIRPYSGETETPAEPEALPETPSTDDGATDSNGSPIPLPLAIGAAAVVAVAVAIPLIVRMRRNASSAEGHDPRTHEE; from the coding sequence ATGCACTCGCATACCCACATTCAGGCTGCTCGCATTGGCCGCCAGACGAAGACAGCGCGCACACTCGCGCTCGCGGCAGCAGCGGGCGTCGCGCTCGCGGCCTTCTTTGCGCCGAGCGCCGCGCAGGCGCACGACCAGCTCATCGATGTCGCGATCGACACGACTGACACAGGTGAGGCGTCGGGCCTTCGGCTGACATTCAGTGACACCGTGCTCGAGGTCGGTACCGAGATCCACGTTTCTACTGCAGAGGGCGGCGACGCAACGGGCGGCGACCCGACGTTCAGCGACCGCGATGTCGTGCAACCACTCGCAACCCCGCTTGCCGATGGCACCTACACCTCGGCTTGGCGGGTCGTGTCGAGCGACGGCCACCCCATCGAGGGCGGCTTCACGTTCGACATCGCCGACGGAGCGCCTGGCGAGATTCGCCCATACTCGGGAGAGACCGAGACACCCGCCGAGCCCGAGGCTCTCCCCGAGACGCCGTCGACCGACGACGGCGCGACGGATTCGAACGGCTCGCCGATCCCTCTCCCACTCGCGATCGGAGCCGCGGCAGTCGTCGCCGTGGCCGTCGCAATTCCACTGATTGTTCGCATGCGTAGGAACGCATCGTCCGCGGAGGGCCACGACCCCCGCACTCACGAGGAGTAA
- the pheS gene encoding phenylalanine--tRNA ligase subunit alpha yields the protein MSDNTTNPNPISQEAVDAAVAEALAAFTAAESVAALKTARTEHVGDDSAIAKLNALMREVPKDEKAATGKLMGAARGRLEGAFKGREAELAAAEAEARLVAETVDVTQAPVRRRAGTRHPLEQLKDEASDIFIGMGWEVAEGPEIEHEWFNFDALGFDPDHPARTLMDTFFVEPADRHLLLRTHTSPVQVRSLLDRELPVYVVAPGRTFRTDELDATHTPVFNQIEGIAIDKGLTMAHLRGTLEHFARQMFGAEAKIRLRPNFFPFTEPSAEMDVWQPNAKGGARWVEWGGCGMVDSNVLLAAGIDPDEYQGFAFGMGIERTLQFRNDLNDMRDMVEGDIRFNAQFGGLV from the coding sequence GTGTCAGACAACACCACGAACCCCAATCCGATTTCGCAGGAAGCGGTCGACGCCGCCGTAGCTGAAGCCCTCGCCGCGTTTACCGCCGCCGAGTCAGTAGCGGCCCTGAAAACCGCGAGGACCGAGCACGTTGGCGACGATTCAGCCATCGCGAAGCTCAACGCGCTGATGCGTGAGGTCCCGAAGGATGAGAAGGCCGCCACAGGCAAGCTCATGGGAGCGGCTCGCGGCCGGCTTGAGGGCGCGTTTAAGGGCCGCGAGGCCGAGCTTGCTGCCGCTGAGGCAGAGGCGCGGCTCGTCGCGGAGACGGTTGACGTGACGCAGGCGCCCGTGCGCCGTCGCGCAGGTACCAGGCACCCGCTTGAGCAGCTCAAGGACGAAGCGAGCGACATCTTCATCGGCATGGGCTGGGAGGTCGCCGAGGGGCCCGAGATCGAGCACGAGTGGTTCAACTTCGACGCGCTCGGATTCGATCCCGATCACCCGGCGCGCACGCTCATGGACACGTTCTTCGTTGAGCCAGCTGACAGGCACCTGCTGCTGCGCACCCACACGTCGCCAGTGCAGGTGCGGTCGCTCCTCGACCGCGAACTGCCCGTCTACGTCGTCGCCCCCGGTCGCACCTTCCGCACCGATGAGCTCGACGCGACGCACACCCCGGTCTTCAACCAGATCGAGGGCATCGCAATCGACAAGGGCCTCACGATGGCTCACCTGCGCGGCACCCTCGAGCACTTCGCGCGCCAGATGTTCGGCGCCGAGGCGAAGATTCGCCTGCGCCCCAACTTCTTCCCGTTCACCGAGCCCTCGGCAGAGATGGACGTGTGGCAGCCGAACGCGAAGGGCGGCGCCCGCTGGGTCGAGTGGGGCGGCTGCGGCATGGTCGACTCGAACGTACTTCTCGCCGCGGGAATCGACCCCGACGAGTACCAGGGCTTCGCCTTCGGCATGGGAATTGAGCGCACGCTCCAGTTCCGCAACGACCTCAACGACATGCGCGACATGGTTGAGGGCGACATTCGTTTCAACGCACAGTTCGGAGGCCTCGTCTAA
- the pheT gene encoding phenylalanine--tRNA ligase subunit beta has protein sequence MRIPLSWLGEFVSLAADTTPEDVHAQLVSVGFEEESVRRFDVSGPIVVGEVLSQEPEPQSNGKTINWCQVRVAPEGQQAADGGEDVRGIVCGAHNFGPGDKVVVTLPGAVLPGDFKIAARKTYGHVSDGMIASARELTLGDDHEGIIVLSRLGLDPEVGTNALALLGLDDTAVEINVTPDRGYAFSVRGVAREYSHATGAAFTDPGLREVAPASGFEVQIADEAPIRGRVGATGFVTRVVRGIDATRPTPAWMVARLQLAGIRSLSLPVDISNYVMLELGNPLHSYDLAKLTGGITVRRARAGETLETLDGQQRKLHEEDLLITDESGPIGLAGVMGGESTKTDDSTTDILIEAATFDPVSIARSQRRHKLPSEASKRFERGVDPLVARAAAQRMVDLLVELAGGTADTLGSDIVAAWEPAPVLLPIARVNGLLGTDYTDDEVRGALTMIGCSVEDVDAARLRVSAPSWRADLTRPADLVEEVARIVGYDRIPSELPVAPAGRGLTRTQRLRRRAANVVTAAGFDEVQSYPFVSRNQLDNFGQGPESAGEQAAPVDAIRLANALDGETPFMRRSLLAGLVTAAQRNVSRGLTDLALVEFGRVFDPATPAGELGTAEVPPLALKPTDKLLAALNASIPVQPHCAAALLLGDAIEKQPGEPGREYDWADAIDAARITVGAVSASLTVRQGAHRAFHPGRTAELVVAGEVVGVAGELLPELVAAYHLPGRVAAFELNLERVMELAPREPETSNLSGYPAATQDLTLVVSTEVPAGDVLDTVVAGAGELLEHAHVVADYRGQGIEEGQRALTFALRFRAPDRTLKAEEASEAKLAGVAAAEQAFGAKLRD, from the coding sequence ATGCGGATCCCACTCAGCTGGCTCGGCGAATTCGTTTCGCTCGCCGCAGACACCACGCCAGAGGATGTCCACGCACAGCTCGTGAGCGTTGGCTTCGAAGAAGAATCGGTGCGCCGCTTCGACGTTTCTGGCCCAATCGTCGTCGGCGAGGTGCTCTCGCAAGAGCCCGAGCCGCAGTCAAACGGCAAGACGATCAACTGGTGCCAGGTGCGCGTTGCCCCCGAGGGGCAGCAGGCGGCTGATGGCGGCGAGGATGTGCGTGGCATCGTGTGCGGTGCCCACAACTTCGGCCCCGGCGACAAGGTCGTGGTGACCCTTCCGGGTGCAGTGCTTCCTGGCGACTTCAAGATCGCCGCGCGTAAGACCTACGGCCACGTGTCTGACGGCATGATTGCTTCGGCGCGCGAGCTCACGCTCGGCGACGATCACGAGGGCATCATCGTGCTCTCGCGGCTCGGACTCGACCCCGAGGTCGGCACGAACGCACTCGCGCTGCTCGGACTCGACGACACCGCTGTGGAGATCAACGTCACACCTGATCGCGGCTACGCGTTTTCGGTGCGCGGCGTCGCCCGCGAGTACTCGCACGCGACAGGCGCAGCGTTCACCGATCCCGGGCTTCGCGAGGTCGCTCCCGCGAGCGGCTTCGAAGTACAGATCGCCGACGAGGCGCCGATCCGCGGGCGCGTGGGCGCAACCGGGTTCGTGACGCGCGTGGTACGCGGCATCGACGCGACCAGGCCGACGCCCGCCTGGATGGTCGCGCGCCTGCAGCTCGCGGGCATCCGCTCGCTGTCGCTGCCAGTCGATATCTCGAACTACGTGATGCTCGAGCTCGGCAACCCGCTGCACTCCTACGACCTCGCGAAGCTCACCGGCGGCATCACCGTGCGCCGAGCCCGCGCGGGAGAGACGCTTGAGACGCTCGACGGCCAGCAGCGCAAGCTGCACGAAGAAGACCTGCTCATCACTGACGAGTCGGGCCCCATCGGGCTCGCGGGCGTGATGGGCGGCGAGTCCACGAAGACAGACGACTCGACGACAGACATTCTCATCGAGGCCGCGACATTCGACCCGGTGTCGATTGCGCGCAGCCAGCGCCGTCACAAGCTGCCGAGCGAGGCGTCCAAGCGCTTCGAGCGTGGCGTCGATCCGCTCGTTGCGCGCGCCGCTGCCCAGCGCATGGTCGACCTGCTCGTCGAGCTCGCAGGCGGCACCGCTGACACCCTCGGCAGCGACATCGTCGCAGCCTGGGAGCCAGCCCCGGTGCTCCTTCCGATCGCCCGTGTGAACGGCCTGCTTGGCACCGACTACACCGACGACGAAGTGCGTGGCGCGCTCACAATGATCGGCTGCTCGGTCGAAGACGTGGACGCGGCGAGGCTGCGGGTCTCGGCTCCGAGCTGGCGAGCTGACCTCACCCGCCCAGCTGATCTCGTCGAAGAAGTTGCGCGGATCGTCGGCTACGATCGCATTCCGTCTGAGCTGCCAGTCGCTCCGGCGGGCCGCGGGCTCACCCGCACGCAGCGCCTTCGCCGTCGCGCGGCGAACGTCGTGACCGCGGCGGGCTTCGATGAGGTGCAGAGCTACCCGTTCGTCTCACGCAACCAGCTCGATAACTTCGGGCAGGGGCCCGAAAGCGCAGGGGAGCAGGCTGCTCCCGTCGACGCGATCCGCCTCGCGAACGCCCTTGACGGTGAGACCCCGTTCATGCGGCGCTCGCTCCTCGCGGGGCTCGTGACTGCGGCGCAGCGTAACGTATCGCGCGGCCTTACTGACCTCGCGCTCGTCGAGTTCGGTCGGGTCTTCGACCCGGCGACCCCCGCCGGCGAGCTTGGCACCGCAGAGGTTCCGCCGCTCGCGCTAAAGCCCACGGATAAGCTGCTCGCGGCGCTCAACGCCTCGATCCCTGTCCAGCCGCACTGCGCCGCCGCGCTGCTGCTTGGCGACGCCATCGAGAAGCAGCCGGGCGAACCCGGCCGCGAGTACGACTGGGCAGACGCGATCGACGCGGCACGCATCACCGTTGGCGCCGTGTCGGCGTCTCTCACGGTACGACAGGGCGCTCACCGCGCCTTCCACCCCGGTCGCACGGCCGAGCTCGTCGTCGCAGGCGAGGTCGTTGGTGTTGCTGGGGAGCTCCTTCCAGAGCTCGTCGCCGCGTACCACCTGCCTGGCAGGGTCGCGGCGTTCGAGCTGAACCTTGAGCGTGTGATGGAGCTTGCTCCGCGCGAGCCCGAGACCTCAAACCTGTCGGGCTACCCTGCGGCGACGCAGGATCTCACGCTCGTCGTCTCCACCGAGGTGCCAGCGGGCGACGTGCTCGACACTGTCGTTGCAGGGGCGGGCGAGCTGCTTGAGCACGCGCACGTCGTTGCCGACTACCGCGGCCAGGGCATCGAGGAGGGCCAGCGCGCGCTGACCTTCGCGCTGCGCTTCCGCGCGCCCGACCGCACGCTGAAGGCAGAGGAAGCGAGCGAGGCGAAGCTCGCTGGAGTCGCTGCCGCCGAGCAGGCGTTCGGCGCGAAGCTCCGCGACTAA
- a CDS encoding copper chaperone PCu(A)C, translating into MFTTHRTQRSRRAAVGFASAAAVFALALTGCSPAADAQTDTSSSAAQNHEATVTATDTWVKATADDAKPGEAMSGVFGVIENHGDQDLTITGLTSDVAGITELHEVVDGKMRKIEGDVTVPAGGSLLLEPGANHIMLMDITEPLAPGDDVTVTLTFSDGTTLDVVALVKDTSGANESYEDMDHGDMDMSGDTDAMDHG; encoded by the coding sequence ATGTTCACCACCCACCGCACCCAGCGTTCGCGCCGTGCGGCGGTAGGCTTTGCCTCCGCCGCCGCAGTCTTCGCGCTCGCACTCACTGGCTGCTCACCGGCTGCCGACGCGCAGACCGACACGTCGAGCTCAGCAGCACAGAACCACGAGGCCACGGTCACCGCAACAGACACCTGGGTCAAGGCCACGGCCGACGATGCAAAGCCTGGCGAGGCGATGAGCGGCGTCTTCGGCGTGATCGAGAATCACGGCGATCAGGATCTCACGATCACCGGACTCACGAGTGACGTCGCAGGCATCACCGAGCTGCACGAGGTCGTCGACGGCAAGATGCGCAAGATCGAGGGGGACGTGACAGTCCCTGCAGGCGGATCGCTGCTGCTCGAGCCAGGGGCGAACCACATCATGCTCATGGACATCACCGAGCCGCTCGCCCCGGGCGACGACGTCACTGTGACGCTGACCTTCTCAGACGGCACGACCCTCGATGTCGTCGCACTCGTGAAGGACACGTCGGGCGCGAACGAGAGCTACGAGGATATGGACCACGGCGACATGGACATGTCGGGCGACACTGACGCGATGGACCATGGGTAA